A genomic window from Cucumis melo cultivar AY chromosome 8, USDA_Cmelo_AY_1.0, whole genome shotgun sequence includes:
- the LOC103490140 gene encoding uncharacterized protein LOC103490140 has product MDVDSQPSMEETILVGDDLMMGPPSPIIPPEIASHVLEGVDLCDGILRNLFLCLQINDIEPFCQDEIAVYRQCAERRDRELRQRLQDSEHKLGSSMPLDAAKERATQLESEVTLLERRLILASGVEGIEGFRQRWSLHGRLTDTKKRLESLKKGIENRRDDEPARKTLSSKRWFF; this is encoded by the exons ATGGATG TCGACTCACAACCATCCATGGAAGAAACCATTTTGGTTGGTGATGATTTAATGATGGGGCCACCATCGCCCATCATTCCACCTGAAATTGCATCTCATGTGCTTGAAGGTGTTGATTTGTGCGATGGGATATTGAGGAATCTCTTTCTAT GCTTGCAAATAAATGATATTGAGCCTTTTTGTCAAGATGAAATAGCAGTTTATCGACAGTGTGCTGAAAGACGG GATAGAGAACTAAGACAACGGCTGCAAGACAGTGAACATAAATTAGGGTCATCAATGCCTCTAGATGCAGCAAAGGAAAGGGCTACACAACTTGAATCAGAAGTTACATTATTGGAGAG ACGCTTAATTCTTGCTAGTGGTGTTGAAGGCATCGAAGGATTCCGTCAACGATGGAGTTTGCACGGTCGGCTCACCGATACCAA GAAAAGGCTGGAATCTTTAAAGAAAGGAATCGAGAACAGGAGAGATGACGAGCCGGCAAGGAAAACGTTGTCTTCCAAAAGATGGTTCTTTTAG
- the LOC103490127 gene encoding dof zinc finger protein DOF3.6-like yields MVFPSIPSNYLDPTTHQWQQQTATNHQSGSGTMIGGSSFQLAPSPPPSQVRPGSMADRARMANLPVPETALKCPRCESTNTKFCYFNNYSLSQPRHFCKTCRRYWTRGGALRSVPVGGGYRRNNKRTKSSSKSPVNSQCQPTTTEPSAGEAMRLNYNNAISTPNEGAVDSTHHHHHHHHHPIGISNFLGFDQIQWRPQLQLHQTTQPSSLVANSARLLGNGGINSSLSYSIVGEIQKKMDATTTKMEEDGQQVAEVNNVGKPFWGVVGGNDNRHYWNGFNPSSSSSHSQV; encoded by the exons ATGGTATTTCCCTCCATCCCATCTAATTATCTTGATCCAACCACCCATCAATGGCAACAG CAAACAGCGACAAACCATCAATCTGGGAGTGGTACTATGATTGGAGGCAGCAGTTTTCAGCTGGCGCCATCACCACCACCGTCACAAGTTCGGCCTGGGTCGATGGCAGATCGGGCCCGGATGGCGAACCTGCCGGTGCCAGAGACAGCGTTGAAGTGTCCAAGATGTGAATCAACAAACACAAAGTTTTGTTACTTCAACAACTATAGCCTCTCTCAGCCCCGCCATTTCTGCAAGACCTGCCGCCGCTACTGGACCAGAGGCGGTGCCCTTCGAAGCGTCCCGGTTGGTGGCGGCTACCGCCGGAATAATAAACGAACTAAAAGTTCGTCTAAATCTCCTGTTAACTCTCAATGCCAACCTACAACTACTG AGCCTTCAGCAGGAGAAGCAATGAGATTAAATTACAATAATGCCATTTCCACACCAAATGAAGGAGCTGTGGATTCAactcatcatcatcatcatcatcatcatcatcccATTGGGATATCCAACTTTTTAGGGTTTGATCAAATTCAATGGCGACCACAGCTTCAACTTCACCAAACAACACAGCCATCTTCGTTGGTCGCAAATTCAGCTCGGTTGCTAGGAAATGGTGGCATCAACTCATCCTTGAGTTATAGCATCGTTGGAGAGATTCAAAAGAAGATGGACGCGACAACGACGAAAATGGAGGAAGATGGGCAACAAGTAGCAGAGGTGAATAATGTGGGAAAGCCATTTTGGGGAGTTGTTGGAGGAAATGATAATCGCCATTATTGGAATGGTTTTAatccttcatcttcttcttcccattCACAAGTATGA